Sequence from the Bacillus thuringiensis genome:
AAGCTGATATTCTAATTCTCTTTCTGTATATAGTGGATTTGTTTGTACTACGATACCTCCTGCAAGTAATGTACCGTAATAACCAATTACAGCTTGCGGACAATTCGGCAACATAATAGCAACTCGATCACCCTTTTCCACACCGAGCTTTTGAAGATAATTTGCAAACCTCTTCACCTTATCATGGAAGTCTGAAAATGTAATATCCTTCCCTAAAAAGTGAAGCGCTTTCTTTTCTGGATAGCGAGAAGCCATCTGTTCTACATATCTATGAAGCGGCTGAATATCATAAGAAATCGTACTCGGAATTTCCTCTGGATAACTTTTCAACCATGGTTTTTCCACCTTCATTCCCCCTTCAAATACATAAAAAATAAATGAATGTTCATTCATGATGGTTGTTTTCATTATATTATAGTCGCCATAATGTTACAATCATAATATTCTGACTTTTATATAACTATGCTTTACTTCATTAACTTCTTATTATATGTAGAAACTCTCTTAATCTTCAAAGAGTAAGAGAGTTATTATTTAGCTTAATCTTATTATCGTTAACACAGCTCCTGGTGTAGTTGTTGATAATGTTGCAACAGCTAACAAACCAAATAATTGCAAGCTAATAGCATCTCCTGCTGCAAGAGTTGTAATAATTGTTGCGCTAAATGATGTGGTTGCTACAGCAGGAGAATTTATCGTCCCAGCAAGTGGTGCTCCATTAATTGTAATTCGTGAACTGACCAATAATGAAGCTGTTATATTAATCGAATATGAAATATAATAATTCCCAGCATTTGCAACCGTAAATACTGTATTTCCACCAGAAACAGTAATTCCTGGACCGATGTTTTGATTATTTGGAAGTGGTACGTTCGTCCCACCTAGAAGTACCGATATCGCCGTTCCTGACGTATTATTTGCAAATGCATATGTCGCCGTGATACTTGTACCTGTTACTCCCGTTGGACCTGTCGCTCCTGTTGGACCCGTTGATCCGGTCGCTCCCGTTGGACCTGTTACTCCTGTTGAACCCGTTGATCCGGTCGCTCCCGTTGGACCTGTTACTCCTGTTGAACCCGTTGATCCGGTCGCTCCCGTTGGACCTGTTACTCCTGTTGCTCCCGTTGTTCCCGTTGATCCTGTTACTCCTGTTGCTCCCGTTGACCCTGTTGGACCCGTTGGACCTGTTGATCCGGTCGCTCCCGTTGGACCTGTTGATCCGGTCGCTCCCGTTGCTCCCGTTGGACCTGTTACTCCTGTTATTCCCGTCGATCCTGTTGGACCCGTTGATCCGGTCGCTCCCGTTGGACCTGTTACTCCTGTTGCTCCCGTTGGACCTGTTACTCCTGTTGCTCCCGTTGGACCTGTTACTCCTGTTGCTCCCGTTGGACCTGTTACTCCTGTTGCTCCCGTTGGACCTGTTACTCCTGTTATTCCCGTTGATCCTGTTGGACCCGTTGGACCTGTTAGACCCGTTGATCCGGTCGCTCCCGTTGGACCTGTTGGACCCGTTGATCCGGTCGCTCCCGTTGGACCTGTTGGACCTGTTGGACCCGTTGATCCGGTCGCTCCCGTTGGACCTGTTACTCCCGTCGCTCCTGTTATTCCCGTTGATCCTGTTGGACCTGTTGGGCCTGTGTCACCCGTTGGACCCGTCGGACCTGTTGGGCCCAGCTTAGGAACTGTCCCATCGCAACTAAAACAGCACGAATCAACATGTACACCATTTTGATTATTACAACTACAATATCCATTTGTATTATTGAGCCATGAAGACATGTTGATCCCTTCCTTCAAATTCAATCTTTTAAGTACCAGTAAGTAATAAAAAACTTTATTTGGTGGGTATACACATACAGATTGATTGCGTACATTCCAGTAATTATTACATGCAACAAACTCTTCTTTTGCTTGTACTTTTGCCTCCTTGATTAAACGAAATCCCTTTTTTACATTTGCTGTATACGGCGCTAACATATCTTATTTCCGAAGACCTTCTACTATTTCTGTATCCTTTATCCCATGCTCTATGCATTACATATACGAATGAATAAGAACGTTTTTCTGAAGTTTTTTAAATATTCCTCAATTATTTTTCTATTGCGGCAAATGCTTAACTCAATATTTCTTATCGAACAGGGATTATATAATCTCTCACGAATTTAATCTATGAACAAAAATAGGAGGGATAACTATGTACCAAACTATTGAAGGTTTTTTACAATCATGGACATACGAGGCCGAGTCTACTCAGAAAATGCTCGATGCATTAACAGATGAATCTTTGTCACAAGAAATTGCACCTGGACATTGGACGTTAGGCAGAGTTGCTTGGCATATCGTGACGGCAATTCCTGTTATACTGTCTAGCACAGGGCTAAAGTTTGAAGGAGAATCGAAAGATTATCCTGTTCCAACTTCTGCAAAAACAATTGCAGATGGGTATCGTAAAGTGAACGCGGCTTTCGTTGAAGCACTTCAAAGTAAATGGACTGATAAAGATTTAGCAACTATTAATGACTTCTTTGGTCGCCCTATGCCGAATTCTATATTTTTAATGACACTTATTAATCATCAAAATCACCACCGTGGACAAATGACGGTTTTAATGAGACAAGCTGGCTTAACAGTTCCTGGCGTGTATGGACCCGCAAAAGAAGAATGGGCTGCTGCTGGAATGGAAGCACCTAAAATGTAACAACAGAAAAAGACAAGGTGTTTACACATCTTGTCTTTTTCTGTAACTTGTTTCATGTGAAACTATTTTTTAAAAATGGTTGTTTTATGGAATATATAGGTTAAAATGAATACATATTACGAAGAGGAGTAACCAAATTGAATACAAAAAATAAAAAAATAGCTATGGGAACTATTTTACTAACTTCTCTTATTGGAGTTATTAGCGTATCTCTTTATTTCACAAGTTATGGTACCCCTTGGGGAAAACAAGCAGCAATTACGGAATCAAAAGAGTATATTACAAAATATTTTAATCTAGATGCAGAAGTCAAAAACACTTCTTACGATGCTAAAATGAATAGCTATGCAATCGCCTTTGAAACAAATAAAGACGGAGAGTTTACTATCGAATATAAAAGTTCTAATAACTTTTATATTTCTCCAGAAGTACAAGCGTATTTAAGCAAACACTCCAAATTTACAGAGTAGTAACGAAGCATACATATACAAAAAAGAGTTGGTGTAACGCCAACTCTTTTTTACGTATTCTTATCATACAGTTATATCTTCCTTCTCTATATTTTTAATTCCGTAATATGCAATCACCACTCCAATTGCTGCAAGTGCTAGTTGAAGG
This genomic interval carries:
- a CDS encoding BclA C-terminal domain-containing protein; this translates as MSSWLNNTNGYCSCNNQNGVHVDSCCFSCDGTVPKLGPTGPTGPTGDTGPTGPTGSTGITGATGVTGPTGATGSTGPTGPTGPTGATGSTGPTGPTGATGSTGLTGPTGPTGSTGITGVTGPTGATGVTGPTGATGVTGPTGATGVTGPTGATGVTGPTGATGSTGPTGSTGITGVTGPTGATGATGSTGPTGATGSTGPTGPTGSTGATGVTGSTGTTGATGVTGPTGATGSTGSTGVTGPTGATGSTGSTGVTGPTGATGSTGPTGATGPTGVTGTSITATYAFANNTSGTAISVLLGGTNVPLPNNQNIGPGITVSGGNTVFTVANAGNYYISYSINITASLLVSSRITINGAPLAGTINSPAVATTSFSATIITTLAAGDAISLQLFGLLAVATLSTTTPGAVLTIIRLS
- a CDS encoding DinB family protein gives rise to the protein MYQTIEGFLQSWTYEAESTQKMLDALTDESLSQEIAPGHWTLGRVAWHIVTAIPVILSSTGLKFEGESKDYPVPTSAKTIADGYRKVNAAFVEALQSKWTDKDLATINDFFGRPMPNSIFLMTLINHQNHHRGQMTVLMRQAGLTVPGVYGPAKEEWAAAGMEAPKM